A window of the Isosphaera pallida ATCC 43644 genome harbors these coding sequences:
- a CDS encoding TlpA family protein disulfide reductase: MKMGTRDQRPRAMTPAGLLKAGLLLGLSALVLTTTLGCDDRRTIEQVTRDLRNLRPPSEEDAQAKLVFQTKQAELIRELYELSESKAGLGQLMSQRWLVLLENSDPRIVLNETANVLSEPTADAGFKSLATYFQARALVRQLREDPRRDPEPVRKAVADFAAANPNAPVIPELRVELAMAEPELPVRRAALTELISSLGSQLPKDLQTKVKEELDRIRGVGEPFPDFEFPDVLTGKTIRLSDLKGKVVVLDFWASWCVPCLVELPRMKQLYAKYKDQGVEFIGLSVDSLDEKGINDLKKCITDNEIPWPQFHSAPVNSLIIANQQGIDTIPRILLLDGDGVLVTREARGQLDRLIPEQLAKLRERPASASANQNESSPAVSASQNATSEATALEKTTPQSAPNSEQPPADGDSRNPSSKPNADPS, from the coding sequence ATGAAAATGGGGACGCGGGATCAACGGCCACGCGCGATGACTCCAGCCGGCTTATTGAAGGCTGGCCTCCTCCTCGGCTTGAGCGCCCTGGTACTGACCACGACGCTCGGCTGCGACGACCGCCGAACCATTGAACAAGTGACCCGCGACTTACGCAACCTGCGCCCCCCCAGCGAGGAGGATGCGCAGGCCAAACTCGTCTTCCAAACCAAGCAGGCCGAACTTATCCGCGAACTTTACGAGTTGTCCGAATCCAAGGCCGGGCTGGGTCAACTTATGTCCCAGCGCTGGTTGGTCCTGCTGGAGAACAGCGACCCTCGAATCGTCCTCAATGAAACCGCCAACGTCTTGTCCGAACCAACCGCCGATGCCGGCTTCAAATCCTTGGCCACCTACTTTCAAGCCCGCGCTTTGGTGCGGCAACTTCGTGAAGACCCCCGCCGCGATCCTGAACCGGTCCGCAAAGCGGTGGCCGACTTCGCGGCCGCCAACCCCAACGCCCCGGTGATCCCCGAGCTGCGGGTCGAACTGGCTATGGCCGAGCCCGAATTGCCCGTTCGACGCGCCGCCTTGACCGAACTGATTTCCTCCCTGGGCAGTCAACTCCCCAAAGACCTCCAGACCAAAGTCAAGGAGGAACTCGACCGCATCCGCGGCGTCGGCGAACCCTTTCCCGACTTCGAGTTCCCCGATGTCCTCACCGGCAAGACGATCCGACTCAGCGACCTCAAAGGCAAGGTCGTCGTCCTCGATTTTTGGGCCTCCTGGTGCGTCCCCTGCCTGGTCGAACTGCCCAGAATGAAACAACTTTACGCCAAATACAAGGATCAAGGCGTCGAGTTCATCGGTCTGAGCGTCGATTCCCTAGATGAAAAAGGAATCAATGACCTCAAGAAGTGCATCACCGACAATGAGATTCCCTGGCCCCAGTTTCATTCCGCGCCGGTCAACTCGCTGATCATCGCCAACCAACAAGGGATCGACACCATCCCCCGGATCCTCCTTCTAGATGGCGACGGCGTTCTTGTCACCCGCGAAGCCCGCGGTCAACTCGATCGCCTCATCCCTGAGCAACTGGCCAAGCTTCGGGAGCGGCCCGCCAGCGCGTCCGCCAACCAGAATGAATCCTCCCCAGCCGTGTCTGCGTCCCAGAATGCGACCAGCGAGGCGACGGCTCTCGAGAAGACCACGCCGCAATCAGCGCCGAACTCCGAGCAACCACCCGCCGACGGCGATTCCCGGAACCCTTCCTCCAAGCCCAACGCCGACCCCTCTTGA
- a CDS encoding sugar phosphate isomerase/epimerase family protein has product MPFRPMAAQPRGDRFSNVIRTGWKPAGPSSPDDPMITLSAFADEIATDPVEQLDVLERHGIRYLEFRSIHDTNVMKLTAAQHEGFRELLRSRGFGLSAIGSPIGKIRIDEPFEPHLAEFERAMDLAEFYGTPRIRIFSYYMPQEPTPPPDPATFRDEVLKRMTAKVKRAEQRGLTLVLENEKFLYGDTADRVADLLETIDSPALGHAFDPANYLEVGQDPQAAWDRLKSRVIHFHVKDYDTTLHKNVPAGEGQGRIPELIADAVRSGYRGFCVLEPHLVVAELTRGFTGPERFGDAVAALKNGLQRYNVPIA; this is encoded by the coding sequence ATGCCGTTTCGCCCAATGGCCGCCCAACCCCGCGGCGATCGCTTCTCCAACGTCATTCGAACCGGTTGGAAACCCGCCGGTCCCTCAAGCCCCGATGACCCCATGATCACCCTCAGCGCCTTCGCCGACGAAATCGCCACCGATCCCGTTGAACAACTCGACGTGCTGGAGCGCCACGGGATCCGCTATCTCGAATTCCGGTCGATCCACGACACCAACGTCATGAAATTGACCGCTGCCCAACACGAGGGGTTTCGGGAGTTGCTACGCTCCAGGGGCTTTGGTCTTAGTGCGATTGGCTCGCCAATCGGCAAAATTCGGATCGACGAACCATTTGAACCCCACCTGGCCGAATTCGAGAGGGCGATGGACCTGGCCGAATTCTACGGCACCCCGCGGATTCGCATCTTCAGCTATTACATGCCCCAGGAACCGACTCCGCCGCCTGACCCCGCCACCTTCCGCGACGAGGTCTTGAAGCGCATGACCGCCAAGGTCAAGCGGGCTGAGCAACGCGGCCTGACCCTGGTGTTGGAAAACGAAAAGTTCCTCTACGGCGACACCGCCGACCGCGTGGCCGACCTTCTGGAGACAATCGACTCCCCGGCGCTGGGGCACGCCTTCGACCCAGCCAACTATTTAGAGGTCGGTCAAGACCCCCAAGCAGCCTGGGATCGTCTCAAGTCCCGGGTGATTCACTTCCACGTCAAAGATTACGACACCACCCTGCATAAGAACGTTCCGGCCGGCGAGGGCCAGGGACGCATCCCCGAACTGATCGCCGACGCGGTGCGATCGGGCTATCGAGGCTTCTGCGTGCTGGAGCCCCACCTTGTCGTCGCCGAACTGACCCGGGGGTTCACCGGTCCCGAACGCTTCGGCGACGCGGTCGCCGCCCTCAAGAATGGTCTGCAACGTTACAACGTGCCGATCGCTTGA
- a CDS encoding TlpA disulfide reductase family protein — protein MFRWLSVVPAALAGLTAAPAPAQDRSAEEILQAIQAVQMPTVDMQAYRAMSPEDQAKYRNDYSAKLNAAQVKQAELIGELAKVDPTNPILNQLLPMRWQALMGASSGNQAKLEDLRKEIDGYAAGGGRLAATAAYFNTLVVLQFSQDQEAIVKAVESFIEKYPQDQRAPGVLSIGALRVDDPDVALAFNKKLIEIFPDSREAQRAKGSLRQLEAVGKPFEFEFTDAISGKIISNKTLKGKVIVVDFWATWCGPCVAEMPNMKKIYAQYKDQGVEFIGVSLDQPVEQGGLEALKTFVKENEITWPQYYQGKYWQSEFSSSWGINAIPAIFVVDAEGNLFSTNARGKLETILPELLKKAKAGTGETK, from the coding sequence ATGTTCCGTTGGTTGTCCGTCGTTCCCGCGGCGTTGGCTGGCCTGACCGCCGCGCCGGCCCCAGCGCAGGATCGTTCTGCCGAGGAGATTCTCCAGGCGATTCAGGCTGTCCAGATGCCCACTGTGGACATGCAGGCGTATCGGGCGATGTCCCCCGAGGATCAGGCCAAGTACCGCAACGACTACTCGGCCAAGCTGAACGCCGCTCAGGTCAAGCAGGCCGAACTCATCGGCGAACTCGCCAAGGTCGATCCCACCAACCCCATCCTGAATCAACTGCTACCGATGCGTTGGCAAGCCCTGATGGGGGCCTCCTCGGGCAACCAGGCAAAGTTGGAGGACCTCCGCAAGGAGATCGATGGCTACGCCGCGGGCGGCGGCCGGTTGGCCGCCACCGCCGCCTACTTCAACACCCTGGTGGTCCTCCAATTCAGCCAGGATCAAGAGGCCATCGTTAAGGCGGTGGAGTCGTTCATTGAGAAATATCCCCAAGATCAACGCGCTCCGGGCGTGCTGTCGATCGGGGCGCTCCGGGTTGACGATCCAGATGTGGCCCTGGCGTTCAACAAGAAGCTGATCGAGATCTTCCCCGACAGCCGCGAAGCCCAACGCGCCAAAGGCAGCCTGCGCCAACTCGAAGCGGTCGGTAAGCCATTTGAGTTCGAGTTCACCGACGCCATTTCCGGCAAAATCATCTCCAACAAGACCCTCAAGGGCAAGGTGATCGTGGTCGATTTCTGGGCCACCTGGTGCGGTCCCTGCGTCGCCGAAATGCCCAACATGAAGAAGATCTACGCCCAATACAAAGATCAAGGCGTCGAGTTCATCGGCGTCAGCCTCGACCAGCCGGTTGAACAAGGCGGCCTCGAGGCGCTCAAGACGTTTGTCAAGGAAAACGAAATCACCTGGCCCCAGTATTACCAGGGCAAATACTGGCAGAGCGAGTTCTCCTCCTCGTGGGGCATCAACGCCATTCCGGCAATCTTCGTGGTGGACGCCGAGGGCAACCTGTTCTCGACCAACGCCCGCGGCAAGCTGGAAACGATCCTGCCCGAACTGCTCAAAAAGGCCAAGGCCGGCACCGGCGAAACCAAGTGA